GGTGCCGTCGCTTCGCTCATGTCGGAGGATGACTGCTCCCGGTCGAAATAAGTTGGTGATACAATTCAGTTATGACTCCCGGCAGTACCGATTTGTATTTGCCGGTGGTAGCAACACCTATGGAGACACAGAGACGCGCCGCAACCGTACGGAAACCAGTCGTCTTGACGATCGCCGGCAGCGACTCCGGCGGTGGCGCCGGCATCCAGGCCGACCTCAAGACCATGGAGGCACTGGGGACGTTCGGGACGAGCGTCGTCACGAGCGTCACTGCACAGAACACCGTCGGCGTCGAGTCGACGCATCCGGTACCGGTCCCGGAGATCGAGGCACAGATCGACGCCGTTCTCTCGGATTTCGACGTGCGGGCCGTCAAAACCGGTATGCTCGGGACTCGAGCAGTCGTCGAGGCGATTACCGAGCGAGCAACCGATATGTCGATCCCGCTTGTCGTCGATCCGGTGATGGTCGCGGCGTCGGGCGATCGATTGCTGGAGCCGGCGGCCGAGGCGGCCTACGAGGAACTGATCGCGGAGTCGACGCTGGTGACGCCGAACGCCGACGAGGCTGCCGTGTTGACCGGAATGGAACCCGAAGGGGAGGAAACCGCACGCGAGGCGGGCGAACGATTGGTCGAACTCGGTGCCGAGGCCGCCCTCGTGAAGGGCGGACACGTGCCGGGCGACCGGATACGCGACGTGCTCGTCTTCGCCGGCGGCGAGGAAACGCGCGTCTTCGACCACCCTCGCGTCGATACCGATGCGACGCACGGCTCCGGCTGTACTCTCTCGAGTGCGATCGCCGCCCGGCTCGCACGGGGGGCTGCTCTCGAGGACGCGGTTCGTGACGGAATTTCGCTTCTGGAACGTGCGGTCCGGTATCCACTCGATGTCGGTTCCGGCCCGGGACCAGTGCATCACCTGGTCGGGATCCGGGAGCGTGCGTCGCGACATCCCACCGCCGAAGCGGTCGAGGGGATCGTCGACTCGCTGGTCGAGATGGACGCGCGACCGCTCGTCCCGGAGGTCGGTACGAACGTGGTCGGCGCCACGCCGTTCGCCGAGGCGCCGGCCGAGACCGCCGCCGTCGAGGGACGGATCGCCCGCACACGCTCGGGCGTCAGGCCGAACCGTGGGGTCCGTTTCGGGGCGTCGAGCCACGTCGCTCGCTTTCTACTTTCGGCCCGGGAACACGATCCGGACCTCCGGTTCGCGGCGAACCTCCGGTTCGACGACGGCGTCGAATCGGCGCTGTCGGCGCTGGAGGGCGCCGTCGAGATCGATCGCTCGACGGAACCCGCGCCAGACGTGGAGGGATCGACGATGGGCTGGGCCGCCGGCCGGGCGTTCGACCGCGCCGACGGAACACCCACGGCGGTGTTCGACCGGGGAGATGTCGGCAAGGAAGCGATGACCCGCCTGCTGGCATCGGATCCGGAAACGCTGGTGGGGCAGTTGCGAACTGTGCTCGAGGAACTCGATAACGGCGGCGCGAATTCCTGACTGCATAGAACAGTAATGATAATTTATTAAATACCGTCGGGATTGTTCACCTGGGGGAGGGAACACAACATGCCAGTGGACGATCTCGCAAGAAGCGACGTAGTGACGGCCGGAGTGGACACGACAGCAGCCCAACTCGCAACGACGATGCGCGACGAGAGCGTCGGTAGCGTCGTCATCG
The Halalkaliarchaeum desulfuricum DNA segment above includes these coding regions:
- the thiD gene encoding bifunctional hydroxymethylpyrimidine kinase/phosphomethylpyrimidine kinase: METQRRAATVRKPVVLTIAGSDSGGGAGIQADLKTMEALGTFGTSVVTSVTAQNTVGVESTHPVPVPEIEAQIDAVLSDFDVRAVKTGMLGTRAVVEAITERATDMSIPLVVDPVMVAASGDRLLEPAAEAAYEELIAESTLVTPNADEAAVLTGMEPEGEETAREAGERLVELGAEAALVKGGHVPGDRIRDVLVFAGGEETRVFDHPRVDTDATHGSGCTLSSAIAARLARGAALEDAVRDGISLLERAVRYPLDVGSGPGPVHHLVGIRERASRHPTAEAVEGIVDSLVEMDARPLVPEVGTNVVGATPFAEAPAETAAVEGRIARTRSGVRPNRGVRFGASSHVARFLLSAREHDPDLRFAANLRFDDGVESALSALEGAVEIDRSTEPAPDVEGSTMGWAAGRAFDRADGTPTAVFDRGDVGKEAMTRLLASDPETLVGQLRTVLEELDNGGANS